One window from the genome of Myxococcus virescens encodes:
- a CDS encoding transposase translates to MVRELVPDAFWQRVAPLLPAPKPKKKSGRPRADDRAALEAIVFVLRSGIPWEMLPRKQFGLSGMTAWRRLEEWTRAGVWEELQRRLLDE, encoded by the coding sequence ATGGTCCGAGAGCTCGTCCCCGACGCATTTTGGCAGCGTGTGGCCCCGCTGCTGCCAGCACCGAAGCCAAAGAAGAAGTCCGGACGTCCTCGTGCAGATGACCGCGCGGCCCTGGAGGCCATCGTCTTCGTGCTTCGCAGCGGAATCCCTTGGGAGATGCTGCCTCGCAAGCAATTCGGCCTCTCCGGGATGACTGCCTGGCGCCGGCTGGAGGAGTGGACGCGAGCGGGCGTGTGGGAGGAACTGCAGCGCCGACTCCTGGACGAGTT